GCGGACGCTTGGCGCTGAAGCACTGGAGCCCCATCGCATCAAGTATAAAAAGATGGCGTAAGGCCCAACCCGTATTTTATCTTCGCAAAGCTTATCCATCAGGTCAGCTTTTCTGGCCTGATGAAGCAACGCGATACGGTGCTGATAGCAACAGGCCCGCCATAATGGCGGGCCTGTTTTAGTCACGATGCCTGACTGGTTCGTCAGCGCATCAGAAGGTTTCCCAGTTATGCTCGCTGTTATTATCACGACGCCCGGCGCTTATTGCCGCAACAGGTCGCAGCGGCGTCTTATCCGATGGTAATGCCGCTTTTGCCGATACCCGTTCCTGATGGTGATTCAGTCTAAACACCGCCACCGCCTGCGTCAGCCTTTCAGCCTGAGACTCCAGTGATAACGCAGCCGCAGATGCTTCCTGCACCAACGCCGCATTCTGCTGTGTCGTACCTTCCATTTCCAGCACAGCCTGATTTACCTGACCAATCCCACGGCTCTGCTCATCAGAAGCGGAAGCAATTTCTCCCATGATATCCGTAACACTGACGACTGCCTTCACAATCTCTTCCATGGTAGACCCGGCTTTGGCAACCAGATCTGAACCGGTTTCCACCAGCCGGCCCGACTCACCAATTAACGACTCTATCTCTTTTGCTGCCTGAGCACTGCGCTGCGCCAGACTACGCACTTCCCCTGCTACCACCGCAAAGCCACGGCCTTGCTCACCGGCACGGGCCGCTTCAACCGCAGCATTCAGTGCCAGAATGTTAGTCTGAAACGCAATACTGTTGATAACACTGGTAATTTCGGAAATTTTCTTTGAGCTGGATGAGATTTCATTCATTGTGCTGACGACATCCTGCACAATACTTCCTCCCTGCTCCGCTTTATTTGATGCGTTACGCGCCAGTTGGCTAGCATGGTTAGCGTTATCAGAGTTCTGTTTCACCGTTGAGGTCAACTGCTCCATACTGGCAGCCGTCTGCTCCAGCGCAGCCGCCTGCTGCTCAGTACGGGAAGAGAGGTCAACGTTACCCGCGCTGATTTCGGATGCGCCTTGATAGATAGAGTCAGCCCCTTCGCGCACCACCGTGACTGTATTCGTCAGTGAGGCCTGCATCTGTTGCAGATTTTCACCCAGAATACCGATTTCATTACGCCCCAGATTTTCGGCCGGGTGTGTCAAGTCGCCCTGGGCGATACGCTGGATGCGCGTGATCAACACGTTGATCGGCACCAGAATCGCTTTACGAATGATAAGGTAGCTTATTACCGCCAGCAGGATAGCCAGAGCAAATGAGATGCCCATCAGGATATTGCCCAGACGAGAGTTTGACGCAGCCTGCGCATTGATGCTGCTGGCGTGATCTGTCAGGTATTTCACTTCTTTTCGTACCTGAATGGCATAGCTGGTATCTAACTGGCGAGCCTGCGTGGTTTCCAGTTCAATGGTACTTTCGAACTCGCCATTACGCACAAAGCCAACCATCGGCATCATGACCTTATCGCGGTAAGCAACATAATTGGACGTCAAATCAGCATCAAATGATTTTTCCTCGTCGGATTTATCAGTCCTTGCCATATAATCATCAAAACGCTTCTGAGAGCTCTTGATACGCTCCACCCCTTCATTGAGGGCTTTTGTATACGAGTCCTGATCACCCACTCTCGCCGCAGCCGCAGCCTGCACCAGTAACTGACGGGAAACACGAAAGTTATCCATACTGCTACTGATGCCCGCACGCATATCCGATACCAGATTCGCTCTATCCAGCGATGCATTACTCTGTTTAAGGAAATAGCTGGCTGTGCCAATTGAGAGCGCAAACAGAACCAGAATAATGGTTAGCAATGTAATAAAGAGCGTCACAAGACGAATATTGTTTATCGAAGAGATAGTCCCTTTTTGGTTTACCATTCTGATTTCTCACTTTCACCACAAGATGCTAATCGCTTCCGCCACAAACCGCAGCAGAAGCACGTATATCTGTCATGTTTCACGTTGCCAGAGTGTGGTTTCGGAGAACTGGCTGATGGCGTCAATCCTGCCGCACAAACCACAGTCACCGCATTGGGCAACGAGAATGAATGTCGTATCGATGGCGTTGCGCCATACCTGATTTCCTGAGAAAGCGTGAAAACTCTGATGCCAATATCACTATCAATGGTTAGAAATACCGCAGCTCACGCCAAACAAGAAAAACAAAACGATATTTTAATTTAATTATCGCTTCGTTTCTTTAAAAAAGAAAAGGTGTTATGACTTTATCACGCCCGTTAGATAAGTGGACAGCACAAATCATCGGGTTCCCTGTGTGCGATCTCATTCTGGACATTAAAATAATGTAATTGCCAAACGTAACCGTAATCATTGTCATAAAACATAATACTGCCTCACCAGGCGAGGTGATTATGCTGATTTTTTTGGCGTATCGACGCAGGCTGAAAGGGAAAAGCATGCACCTTGCCTTAACATTTTCAGGGGGCAGTCACGAGAACCGGCTGTTTTGTGGTAATGCCGCGTTTTCGCCTGTAACGAGAACGCTCAGGATGCACTTATCCGTCGCGATGTAAACCACAGGCAGTAAAAAGCCAGCCGTTATTGGCTGGCTTTTTCAGTTCTCATCGGATACCCAATGAAAACAACACGGGCTGATTAATACAGCAGGCGCGCACGGATGGTGCCGGGAATGGATTTCATCAGTTGCAACGCACTGTCTGCACCATCGGTTTCCACATCAATCACCACATAGCCAATTTCCGGGCTGGTTTGCAGGTACTGAGCGGCAATGTTCACTCCCAGATCGGCAAAAATGTGGTTGATTTGCGTCATGATACCGGGACGGTTTTCATGGATATGCAGGAGACGGCTGGCGCGATCGCCATGTGCCGGCAACGAGACTTCCGGAAAGTTGACGGCTGACAAGGTAGAACCGTTATCAGAGTATTTCGCCAGTTTTCCAGCCACTTCATCACCGATATTCACCTGAGCTTCTTCGGTAGAACCACCGATATGCGGCGTCAGAATGACGTTATCAAACTCACACAACGGTGACTGGAATGGGTCGCTGTTGGTTGCAGGCTCTTGCGGGAACACATCAATCGCCGCGCCGGAAAGGTGTTTACTGGCCAGAGCTTCGCTCAATGCCGGGATATCGACCACCGTGCCGCGGGATGCATTGATAAGGATGGAACCGGGCTTCATCAATGCCAGTTCGTTGGCACCTATCATGTTCTGCGTACTGTCCGTTTCCGGCACATGCAGGCTCACCACATCGCTCATATTCAGCAAATCAGACAGGTGGCGCACCTGTTGGGCATTCCCCAATGGCAGCTTGCTTTCGATGTCATAGAAATACACATGCATCCCGAGGCTTTCAGCCAGAATGCCTAATTGTGTACCGATATGGCCGTAACCAATGATGCCAAGCTTTTTACCACGCGCTTCAAAACAGCCTACGGCTTGTTTGTGCCATACACCACGATGAGCCTTGGCATTAGCCGCAGGCACACCACGCAGCAGCAACAGCAATTCACCGATAACCAACTCAGCAACGGAACGGGTATTGGAAAAAGGCGCGTTAAAAACCGGAATACCGCGCTTGGTCGCGGCCGACAACTCAACCTGGTTAGTCCCGATACAAAAACACCCCACAGCAACCAGCTTCTCTGCCGCAGCGAAAATCTCTTCCGTCAGATGGGTACGTGAGCGAATCCCCACAAAATGCGCATCGCGAATCGATGCTTTGAGCGCTTCAGGATCCAGCGCGCCTTTGTGATATTCAATATTGGTGTAACCCGCCGCACGCAGATTTTCCAGTGCATTCGGGTGAACCCCTTCCAGCAGCAGGAACTTAATCTTGTCTTTTTCCAATGATACCTTTGCCATTTCCCGACCTTATTTTCAGACTTCAGATGTGACGGTTCGAAAACCAGTCTGTGCAAACATAACAAAAAATACGCAAGCGGCAATACAAACGATTGCCTGCCCCTCTCCCACTACGGCCTGATGGTGGCCGCTTAATGGCGAAAAATACTGCCAACCTTTCAGTGAGCCATACAGGAATGATACGAAATAAGAAAATCTAATATTAAGTACCAAAATTGAGCCGTTATGCAAAGCTGGATTTTTTAGATAAAAAAATCCAGCCGCTGCAAACAGGGGCCGGATTGAGGCGCGCAACGCAGGCAGGCTTCCTGACCTGCGATTTATTTTAGCCGGACGGTTTTCACCCCATCAGCTGTTCCAACCAGCGCCACATCCGCACCGCGATTCGCAAACAGCCCAACGGTCACCACACCGGCGATACCATTGATATGGTCCTCCATCGAAACAGCATTGGATAGATCCATATTGTGCACATCGAGAATAATATTGCCGTTATCAGTCAACACGCCCTCACGATACACCGGTTGCCCTCCGAGTTTAACCAGCTCTCGAGCGACATACGCACGCGCCATAGGAATTACTTCCACCGGTAATGGGAAACGCCCCAGCACATCCACCTGTTTGGACGCATCAACAATGCAGATAAACTGACGCGCTATCGCGGCGATAATTTTTTCACGCGTCAGCGCGGCACCGCCACCTTTGATCATCTGCATATGCGGGTTTATCTCATCAGCGCCATCCACATACACATCCAGCACATCTACGGCATTACAGTCAAATACCTGAATACCAAGACTTTTGAGTTTGGCGGTAGACGCATCCGAACTGGAAACTGCCCCCTCAATCTGATGCTTGATGGATCCCAGCGCATCAATAAAGTGCGCGGCGGTGGAGCCTGTTCCTACGCCAACAATGGTGCCGGGGCGAACAAAATCGAGAGCGGCCCAGCCAACGGCTTTTTTCAGTTCATCCTGCGTCATAGTGTGTTTATGCCTGTGGGTAAATAGCGACGAAAACGTGTGCGTATTATAAGACATGGTCGCCCCAAAAGGAGGCTTTTGTCGGTAGCGGGTGGGAATATTTCGGTGCAAATACGCCAAATAATGTGATTTTTTCGGCGATGCCTCACAAAAATGTGGCATATTGCCAAAATGGTTTTTACGCAAAGGAATCTTCATCTCCATGAAACGCCCGGACTATCGCACGCTTCAGGCGCTGGACGCCGTGATCCGTGAGCGCGGTTTTGAACGTGCCGCACAAAAACTTTGTATTACGCAGTCCGCCGTCTCGCAGCGTATCAAACAGTTGGAGAACCTGTTCGGCCAGCCACTGTTGGTAAGAACCATTCCACCACGCCCTACTGAGCAAGGCCAAAAACTGCTGGCACTGCTACATCAGGTGGAGTTGCTGGAAGAAGAATGGCTGGGTAATGAAAGCAGTAATGAAACGCCGCTGTTGCTGTCACTGGCAGTGAATGCCGACAGCCTTGCCACCTGGTTATTGCCCGCATTACAACCGGTACTGGTGGATTCACCTATCCGTTTGAATTTACAGGTAGAAGATGAAACCCGCACTCAGGAACGTCTGCGTCGCGGCGAAGTGGTTGGCGCAGTGAGTATTCAGCCCCAGCCGCTGCCGAGCTGTCTGGTTGATAAACTGGGCGCACTCGACTACCTGTTCGTGGCCTCGCCCAATTTTGCCAACCGCTATTTCCCGAACGGGGTGACCCGTTCTGCACTGCTGCGCGCACCGGCTGTCGCTTTTGATCATCTTGATGATATGCATCAGGCGTTTTTGCAGCAGAACTTTGATTTGCCGCCAGGCAGTGTGCCTTGCCATATCGTCAATTCGTCTGAGGCCTTTGTGCAGCTCGCCCGCCAGGGTACTACCTGCTGCATGATCCCCCATCTGCAAATCGAAAAAGAACTCGCCAATGGTGAGCTTATCGACCTGACTCCGGGGTTATTCCAGCGACGGATGCTGTACTGGCACCGCTTCGCACCAGAAAGCAGAATGATGCGACAGGTAACGGATGCGTTGCTCAGTCACGGACGTCAGGTTCTTCGCCAATCCTAACGTGAGCGCCCCTCTGCCAGTGGCAGCGGGGCACGGCCGATTATCACGGGGTACGTTGTAATTCAAACACCACGTCGACCTGATCATCGAAATGGATAGCCTGTTGCTCATAGGTTTGCGACACCTCCGCGGGTGCTGCCCGGTCAGCGGCTTTAAACATGCGCGCAACCGGCATCGGCTGATAGTTGGCAACATGATAGCGGATGCTATAAATCGGCCCTAAGGTCGTGCTAAACCCGTTCGCCAGCGACTGTGCCTGCTGAGTCGCCTGCTCTATCGCCTTTTTCCTTGCCTGGTCACGGTAAACCTCTGGATTAGAGACCCCCAGTTCAACCGTATGAATTTCATTCAGGCCGCTTTTTAACGCCCCATCAAGCAGCTCATTAAGCTTATCCAGTTGGCGCACCGTCACCGCTACCTGACGCACGGCACGATACCCTTTCAGCGCTGCACTGCCATTCTTCAAATAGTCATACTCTGGTTGTGTACGCAGGTTAGCCGCATTGATGTCTTTTTTATCAATACCGCTTTTATCCAGAAAGGTGAAATATTGAGCAACCCGTTCATCCACCTGCTTTTTAGCATCAGCAGCATCTTTGGACGACACACTGACTTCAATTACCAGTTGGGCAACATCGGGTATCGCCTCGACACTGGCCGTACCTGAGGTGACGATATGTGGCCCGTTAGGTAATTCATAACTCGCCAGCACCGGTGCTGACGCCAGTCCCAGCCCGAGCAGGGCTGTCCATGCCAGAACATTCAGCTTCACGTTATCCCCTTTACCTGTGATTGAGAGACATAACCTAACCGGGTCAGGCTACTCTCAATATCGGTAAATCAGTATAGGCGAATATCCGAGAATGGCAGCTTCGTCATGCCCTTGGCTGGTGCCATCTGGTATATCACCGTCAGACTGAGGGCATGAAACCCAGCTCACGGGAGATGTTCTGCGCCGTTTCACGCAACGGTGTCACCAGCGCGGCCATTCCAATCTGCTGTAAGCGTGCCATCGACAACGAAATGGAAACGGCATAGGCCACGCGTTGCTGAATATCAAACACCGGTGCGGAAATACACGATACGCCCAGCTCGTTCTCTTCCCTGTCCATTGCCAGACCATGGTGCCGAATTTCCGCCAGTTCCTGCTCCATTCTGTCCAGTTCAATAATGGTATTGGTCGTCAGCGGGCGAATCAGGTGATGGTGAGTACGCCAGTATTCTCCGGGGTAATCTGCGGCACCATAAGCCATAAAGATCTTTCCCATCGCCGAACTGTGTAACGGCATATGCTGACCAATATAGGCACGGGTACGCATCATGCCCGTCGTGGGTTCCAGCTTATAGATTAAGATGGCGTGATCATCTTCACGCGTTGAAAAATTGACGGTTTCCCCCACTCTCAGGTTCAATTCCTCGAGGTGTGGAGCGGCAACATGCAGCACATTGAGTGATGAAAGCGCCTTTTGACCAACAGCAATAAACTTGGTGGTCAGGCGATAGCTACCGGGTTGCTGGGCAGCAGCCACATAGCCGCATCCGGCAAGGCCCTGTAACAAACGGTGCACCGTACTTTTGTTCATACAGGCGAGCTCGGCAATCCGTGCCAGCGGGCACCCGTTTGGGTAATCACTCAAAATTTCTATCAATTGCAAACCGCGAAACAAACTTTGACTACCCAGCGGTTTCTCCGCTTTTCCCTCTTCATCCCTGCTCTGTTCATTTATCACGTCTGATTTTCCTCTCATCGCATCAGTCAGGACATCCAACTCTGACTGATGAAACATCATGAAACAGCGTTCTATTTGATGCAACAGGAGAAACCGGCCCGCAAGCGCAACAGGGTGGACATCAATCACGCATTATCAGTAGGTTTATCCGGTAAACCGGCGTGCAGAGAAGGGGTAGCATGGTGCAAATGAACATCCATCTGCGGGTAAGGAATACCAATACGGTGTTGATCCAACACCCGTTTGAAGTTTTCCAGCAGATCCCAATACACGGCCATCGCGTCACCGTTGGTTGTCCAAACTCTGACAATAAAATTCAGCGAAGACGCGCCCATTTCATTGAGCCGGATAGTGACATCTTTCTCATGCTGAATACGCTTATCCGCCGCCACAATATCGCCCAGCACTTTTTTTACCATATCGATATCAGCATCATAGGCTACGCTAACGACAATCTCAGTGCGTCGATCGGGCTCACGGGAACTGTTGATAATATTACCGGCGATAATTTTACCATTTGGCACTACAATAATTTTTCCATCCGCAGTACGAAGCGTGGTAGAAAAAATCTGAATCTGGATAACCGTCCCGCTAATTCCGCCGAGATCGACAAACTCCCCAATGCGAAATGGCCGAAACACCACCAGCAATACACCGGCAGCGAAGTTAGATAATGACCCTTGAAGCGCTAAACCGACGGCCAAACCCGCCGCACCCAGTACGGCAATAATCGATGCCGTCTGAACGCCAACCCGACTCAATGCGGCAATCAGAGTAAAGGCAATGACACCATAACGCACCAGCGCCGACAGAAAATCAGCGACGGTTGCATCAATGCCTCGCCCCGTCATCAGGCGGTTAAGCGTGTTGCCAACCACACGAGCAGCTACCATCCCAGCGAACAAAATCATTAATGACGCAATCATGTTGACCGCGTATTGCAGCAACACATGCTGGTTATCTACCAGCCAGGTGTGCAAACGGCCCATACTTTCAGTGACATTCAGCTCTTCCATTCATTCACTCCCGTTGGGTTGTTGGATACGCAGGAAAAATTAAGGCTCCCGCAGGAGCCTTAGTCAAATCATCAGGTCGATAATGATATCGGTCGATAGATTATAGTACGTCGATAGCGTTCAGTTCTTTAAACGCCTGTTCCAGACGGGCTACCATGCTGGCCTGACCGGCACGCAGCCAGACACGCGGGTCATAGTATTTTTTGTTCGGCTTGTCGTCACCTTCCGGGTTACCCAGTTGGCCTTGCAGATAGCCTTCATTTTTCTTGTAGTAATTCAGGATGCCTTCCCAGGTCGCCCACTGGGTGTCGGTATCAATGTTCATTTTTACCACACCGTAGCTCACCGCTTCGGCGATTTCTTCGGCAGAAGAGCCGGAGCCGCCGTGGAAAACGAAGTCCAGGCTGTTGTGCGGCAGATTGAATTTCTCTGACACATATTCCTGCGAGTTGCGCAGAATTTTCGGCGTCAGTTGCACGTTACCCGGCTTATAAACACCGTGGACGTTACCGAAAGAAGCCGCGATAGTGAAACGCGGGCTGATGGCGTTAAGTTTTTCATAGGCGTAAGCCACGTCTTCCGGCTGGGTATAGAGCGCGGAGTTATCCAGGTGGCTGTTGTCCACACCGTCTTCTTCGCCGCCGGTGCAACCCAGTTCAATTTCCAGCGTCATGTCCAGTTTGGCCATACGCGCCAGATATTGGCTGCAAATGTCGATGTTTTCTTCCAGTGACTCTTCAGACAGGTCAATCATATGAGAAGAGAACAGCGGTTTACCGGTCGCAGCAAAATGTTTCTCGCCAGCATCCAGCAGGCCGTCCAGCCACGGCAACAGTTTTTTCGCGCAGTGGTCAGTGTGCAGAATCACCGGTACACCGTAGTGTGCCGCCATCTGATGAACATGATGAGCACCGGAAATCGCACCCAGAATTGCCGCCTGCTGACCTTCAGCTTTCAGACCTTTACCGGCGGTAAATACCGCACCACCGTTAGAGAACTGAACAATAACCGGCGCGCGCACTTTGGCTGCGGCTTCTAAAACAGCGTTAATGGAATCCGTACCGACGCAGTTAACTGCGGGCAGCGCAAAGCGGTTTTCTTTGGCAACTGCGAAAACTTTCTGAACATCATCACCGGTGATGACACCAGGTTTTACGAAATCAAAGATTTTAGACATGTTACGTGTCCTGTTTCGTTGGCCGTGGAGGGTTAGAGATTTGTCTGTTACTTACAATCCATTAATACCATGACGATCATTGACAATGATGGTCACGGCGACAATGGTTGTTACAATCGCCACTGCAATCACAGTGACTATTATAACAACCACTTACCGTAGCGAGCACCGCAAGCGGGCATCGCACGAAGGTGAAAAGCGCGGGCATCTGTTACCTGACCGAGGGCCAGGTAACAGGACGCGGGCCACGTCACCCGCGTTCAGCCTCTACGCGCCTTACTGACGAGCGCGCTCTTCCAGCATCACGACCGCTGGCAGTTTTTTACCTTCCACGAACTCCAGGAAAGCGCCGCCGCCGGTAGAAATATAGGAGATCTTGTCGGCAATGCCGAACAGGTCGATGGCCGCCAGTGTGTCACCGCCACCGGCGATAGAGAACGCATCACTGTTGGCAATTGCGTTAGCGATGATTTCTGTGCCTTTGCGGAAGTTCGGGAATTCGAACACGCCAACCGGGCCGTTCCACAAAATGGTTTTCGCATTTTTCAGAATGTCAGCCAGACGCTCCGCAGAAACATCGCCCAGATCCAGAATCTGCTCATCGTCTTTAATTGCGGTCACAGATTTCAGGGTCGCCGGAGCCGTTTCAGAGAACTCAGTTGCGACACGCACGTCACTCGGTACTGGAATATCACAGGTTTCCAGCAGTTTTTTCGCTTCAGGGATCAGTTCGGCTTCATACAGAGATTTACCGACGTTATGGCCCTGTGCCGCAACGAAAGTGTTGGCGATGCCACCACCGACGATCAGCTGATCGGCGATTTTAGACAGCGAATCCAGCACCGTCAGTTTTGTGGATACTTTTGAACCACCGACGATGGCCACCATCGGGCGAGCCGGGTTGCCCAATGCTTTACCCAGCGCTTCCAGTTCATCGGACAGCAGCGGGCCAGCACAAGCGATCGGTGCAAATTTACCCACACCGTGAGTTGAGGCCTGCGCACGGTGGGCGGTTCCGAATGCATCCATCACAAACACGTCGCACAGTGCGGCGTATTTTTTAGACAGCACTTCGTCGTCTTTCTTCTCGCCTTTGTTAAAGCGCACGTTTTCCAGCACAACCAGTTCGCCTTCCGCGACCTCAACGCCGTCCAGATACTCTTTCGCCAGACGCACCGGAGAGGACAGATGCTCTTTCAGGTAGTTCACCACCGGCAGCAGCGAAAACTCTTCGTTGTACTCGCCTTCAGTCGGGCGACCCAGATGCGAGGTGACCATCACACGGGCACCCTGTTTCAGGGCGGTTTCAATGGTCGGCAGGGAAGCACGGATACGCGCGTCAGACGTCACTTTGCCATCTTTAACCGGCACGTTCAGATCCGCACGGATCAGCACACGTTTGCCAGCCAGATCCAAGTCGGTCATCTTAATTACAGCCATGGTGAACCCTCTTGTTGATTCTCTTTAAAGTTGCTTGAGTGAGGCGGCAGTTTCCCGCCGCCGACTATCAGAAACCGCAGGCTGCCATTGCCAGTGTTGTATCCAACATCCGGTTGGCAAAGCCCCATTCGTTATCGCACCAGACCAGCGTTTTGATCAGATGCCCGCCGCTAACACGGGTTTGTGTTCCATCCACAATCGCACTGTGCGGATCGTGATTAAAATCCACGGAAACCAGCGGCAAATCGGTATAGTCAACTATACCACGAAATGTATTCTGCGCTGACTGGCGAAAAAGCGTATTGATTTCACTTACGTTTACCGCATTTTTCACACTGACGCTCAAATCGATCGCCGTGACATTAATGGTAGGTACTCGCACCGAAATCGCTTCAAACCTGTCTTCAAATTTCGGAAAAAAGCGGGTGATCCCCACCGCCAGCTTAGTATCCACCGGAATGATCGACTGACTGGCGGCGCGTGTGCGCCTGAGATCATGATGATAAGCGTCGATCACCGGTTGATCGTTCATCGAAGCATGGATAGTGGTCACTGTACCGCTCTCGATGCCATACGCATCATCCAGCAGTTTGATAATCGGAATAATACAGTTAGTGGTGCAAGAGGCGTTCGACACCAGCCGGTGCACTGAAAGCAGGTCGCGATGGTTGACGCCATAAACAATAGTGGCATCGAGCTCTGGCGCACCTGGGTGGGAGAACAACACTTTCTTCGCCCCTGCCGCCAGATGGGCCTCGCCATCAGCGCGGCTACCATAGGCACCACTGCAATCCAGTACGATATCCACCCCGAGCTCACGCCACGGCAACCCATGAATATCAGGCTCATGCAACAGACGGATGGTGTCATCACCGACTAACAGACGGTCACACTCCTGACGCACATCCCACGAAAAACGGCCGTGACTGCTGTCATATTTAAGCAAATGGGCGATACCTTCAGCATTCGCCAGCTCATTGATTGCCACCACCGAAATCTCAGCCCGTCGCCCGGATTCATACAGTGCGCGCAGTACGCTGCGACCGATACGACCAAAACCGTTTATCGCAATACGGATCGTCATGAAATTCCCTGTGTAGTGATAAAGACACCGCGCATCATAGAATAATCAGTACGCCGCCAGGAATAAACCGCTTATTGCATGCTCTCTCGCATCAAGCTCATCACCACAAATACGGCATATAACATGCCGCCACACCAATGACTGAAACGCTTCAGCTAGCATAAACGAATTGCAGGGCAAAGGAAATATGGCGTCAGGGTGGATGCCAGAAGGGTGATCCGCGTCAAAAAATTACCGCACACTTTGTTGTTTTTTCTTAGGGGTCGCGGTTGTGCTGAACCGGCCGGTTTTGGCCGTCAACATCAAAAAAAAGGCCGGGAAATGTCCCGGCCTGACTGAGTGGTCAACACAAGTACGCTGGATTTATTTCAGCAGTGCTTTGGCTTTTGCCACCACGTTATCGGTGGTGAAACCGAAGACTTCAAACAGTTTTTCTGCGGGGGCAGATTCACCAAAACCTTCCATACCGACGATGGCACCATTCAGGCCAACGTATTTGTACCAGTAATCAGCGATACCGGCCTCAATAGCCACACGCGCGCTGACCGCAGCAGGCAACACCGCTTCGCGGTAAGCAGCATCCTGCTTATCGAACGCATCGGTAGACGGCATGGACACCACGCGAGCCTTGATGCCGTCAGCGGTCAATTGCTGCCAGGCAGCCACGGCCAGTTCTACTTCAGAACCGGTCGCAATCAAAATCACCTGAGGCTGGCCGCCGCTGTCTTTGAGCACATAAGCCCCTTTCGCCACATCGGCCAGTTGCCGGGCAGTACGCTCCTGCTGCGCCAGATTCTGACGAGACAGAATCAGCGCCGTCGGGCCATCTTTACGCTCAATAGCGTATTTCCAGGCCACCGCAGTTTCAACCTGATCGGCCGGACGCCAGGTGCTCATATTCGGCGTGACGCGCAGGCTTGCCAGTTGTTCTACCGGCTGATGGGTCGGGCCATCTTCACCCAGGCCAATCGAGTCATGGGTGTAGACATAGATACTGCGCACTTTCATCAGTGCCGCCATACGCACCGCATTACGGGCATATTCAACGAACATCAGGAACGTTGCGGTATACGGCACAAAACCACCGTGCAGCGAGATACCGTTCGCAATAGCGGTCATACCAAATTCACGCACACCGTAGTGAATGTAGTTACCGGCAGCATCTTCATTCAACGCTTTGGAGCCAGACCAAATCGTCAGGTTGCTCGGTGCCAGGTCAGCGGAGCCGCCCAGGAATTCAGGCAGCAGCTTGCCATAGGCTTCCAGCGCATTTTGCGAGGCTTTACGGCTGGCAATCTTCGCCGGGTTGGCCTGCAATTGTTCGATAATTCTGGCAGACTCGGCCTGCCAGTTAACCGGCAATTCACCGCTCACGCGACGGCTGAACTCAGCCGCCAGTTCCGGGTAAGCGCTGGCGTAAGCGTTGAACGCCTGCTGCCAGGCAGCTTCTTTGCTCTGACCGGCTTTGCGGGCATCCCAGGCGGCATAAATATCAGCCGGGATGTCAAACGGGCCGTATTGC
This sequence is a window from Dickeya aquatica. Protein-coding genes within it:
- the epd gene encoding erythrose-4-phosphate dehydrogenase, which produces MTIRIAINGFGRIGRSVLRALYESGRRAEISVVAINELANAEGIAHLLKYDSSHGRFSWDVRQECDRLLVGDDTIRLLHEPDIHGLPWRELGVDIVLDCSGAYGSRADGEAHLAAGAKKVLFSHPGAPELDATIVYGVNHRDLLSVHRLVSNASCTTNCIIPIIKLLDDAYGIESGTVTTIHASMNDQPVIDAYHHDLRRTRAASQSIIPVDTKLAVGITRFFPKFEDRFEAISVRVPTINVTAIDLSVSVKNAVNVSEINTLFRQSAQNTFRGIVDYTDLPLVSVDFNHDPHSAIVDGTQTRVSGGHLIKTLVWCDNEWGFANRMLDTTLAMAACGF
- a CDS encoding IclR family transcriptional regulator encodes the protein MRGKSDVINEQSRDEEGKAEKPLGSQSLFRGLQLIEILSDYPNGCPLARIAELACMNKSTVHRLLQGLAGCGYVAAAQQPGSYRLTTKFIAVGQKALSSLNVLHVAAPHLEELNLRVGETVNFSTREDDHAILIYKLEPTTGMMRTRAYIGQHMPLHSSAMGKIFMAYGAADYPGEYWRTHHHLIRPLTTNTIIELDRMEQELAEIRHHGLAMDREENELGVSCISAPVFDIQQRVAYAVSISLSMARLQQIGMAALVTPLRETAQNISRELGFMPSV
- the mscS gene encoding small-conductance mechanosensitive channel MscS, with the translated sequence MEELNVTESMGRLHTWLVDNQHVLLQYAVNMIASLMILFAGMVAARVVGNTLNRLMTGRGIDATVADFLSALVRYGVIAFTLIAALSRVGVQTASIIAVLGAAGLAVGLALQGSLSNFAAGVLLVVFRPFRIGEFVDLGGISGTVIQIQIFSTTLRTADGKIIVVPNGKIIAGNIINSSREPDRRTEIVVSVAYDADIDMVKKVLGDIVAADKRIQHEKDVTIRLNEMGASSLNFIVRVWTTNGDAMAVYWDLLENFKRVLDQHRIGIPYPQMDVHLHHATPSLHAGLPDKPTDNA
- the fbaA gene encoding class II fructose-bisphosphate aldolase codes for the protein MSKIFDFVKPGVITGDDVQKVFAVAKENRFALPAVNCVGTDSINAVLEAAAKVRAPVIVQFSNGGAVFTAGKGLKAEGQQAAILGAISGAHHVHQMAAHYGVPVILHTDHCAKKLLPWLDGLLDAGEKHFAATGKPLFSSHMIDLSEESLEENIDICSQYLARMAKLDMTLEIELGCTGGEEDGVDNSHLDNSALYTQPEDVAYAYEKLNAISPRFTIAASFGNVHGVYKPGNVQLTPKILRNSQEYVSEKFNLPHNSLDFVFHGGSGSSAEEIAEAVSYGVVKMNIDTDTQWATWEGILNYYKKNEGYLQGQLGNPEGDDKPNKKYYDPRVWLRAGQASMVARLEQAFKELNAIDVL
- the pgk gene encoding phosphoglycerate kinase, which codes for MAVIKMTDLDLAGKRVLIRADLNVPVKDGKVTSDARIRASLPTIETALKQGARVMVTSHLGRPTEGEYNEEFSLLPVVNYLKEHLSSPVRLAKEYLDGVEVAEGELVVLENVRFNKGEKKDDEVLSKKYAALCDVFVMDAFGTAHRAQASTHGVGKFAPIACAGPLLSDELEALGKALGNPARPMVAIVGGSKVSTKLTVLDSLSKIADQLIVGGGIANTFVAAQGHNVGKSLYEAELIPEAKKLLETCDIPVPSDVRVATEFSETAPATLKSVTAIKDDEQILDLGDVSAERLADILKNAKTILWNGPVGVFEFPNFRKGTEIIANAIANSDAFSIAGGGDTLAAIDLFGIADKISYISTGGGAFLEFVEGKKLPAVVMLEERARQ